The window CCTTGGTGGCTGCGACACCCCCGATTGGCATGCCATAGCCAACATGGGCATCCGGCATGATGGCGACATGGCCCACCAGCCCGGGGTGATTGGCAAGGTTTTTGGCTTGTTGCAGAGTGTCGGTATCGATATCCGGAAGCCAGAGCTTGATCGGTTTTGCTTCGGTGGTGATTGTCTGTTCCATAATAAGATTCATCTACTTAATGGCGTGGTTATCACCGTCGCTGTTAGAGATGCGCATCATTTCACTTTTGAGAATTTGTGAGAGCTTCAGACCATGTTCGGCAATATTGTTTTTCTCGCCGGTCACGGCAGAAAACCATGCCTTGCAGACACGTACATTCTCAGCCGGCCAGGCAGTGGTGAAGCCTTCTGAACCGGCTGTTTCCGGTACGGCCAGATCACGCGATTGCTGCGGTGACTGATAGTCCCGACGCCCATGGGCCCAGTTGATGGTGTGTTGGTAAAAGAGCAGAGCCCTGTTGATGAGTATGAGCATCAGGCTGATATTGGTGGCAGGCCCGATTTTCAGCTGTTCACCACCCAGATTGAGGCCGAGAACATTTTTTATTTTACTCAATTTTTTGCCACCGGCAAGTGCACCGATGGCACCTGCCGCACTTCCCAGGCCGGTAAATACCCCGAAGGAGAGTCCGGCTGCCAGTATATCGAGTTTGGCTCCGACCACGGCTCCACCAACGGCACCGGCGATAGCGACCTGTTTCTTACTCATCCCCAGCAGGTGCCAGGTCTTCTCGCTGAAAAGATCTTCGTTTAAGATGGAGTGCGGTGGTAATTGGTAGTTGAAAATATTGTGTTTGAACAGGGCGCGAATCTGTTCGTGGGCTTTGCGTTCCTTGCTGGCGATGGAACTGCGGTACTTGTGCAGCAATTTTTGCTGGGCTAGATTCTGGTCTTCAGTTTTTTCACCAAGCCCGGCGGAGACAGAGTAATTGAGGCACTCGGTCAGCAAATCAAGCAGGATATCCACTGTCGCTTCAGTTCGTGCTTCCCAGTCTCTGCGAAAAGCACGGACCACTCCATCCAGGGTTGGCTGCCAGTCTTGATCAATAGATTTCAGTGCTTCAAACAGCAGGATGCGTTCTGCATACGTGGCGCGGTGGGCGTTGAAGACCCGGTTGGAGTTAAAGTTTTTGCGAAACTCGTTCTTCCAGTTGTCGAGCTGGCTGAAATCGTCGTTCTTGCAATTGATGATGGCCATGCGCGGCCTGCCGGTGAGGCGGAGGATCTCCATTTCTGCTCTGTCCACATTGCGCACCGGCCGGGAGCCATCAACCACATAAATAATGCCGGCTCCCCGCTCAACCGGTAGCAACAGCTCGATATCGTCTCGAAGTTCGGGGACATCTTTGAATTGCGCCCGGAAATCACGTACGGCGTCACTGCTGACAGCAGCGATCTTACGCATCTCTGCCACCACCCGCAAAGGGTTTTGAAAGCCTGGAGTGTCGGTAAA of the Desulfosediminicola ganghwensis genome contains:
- a CDS encoding GTPase/DUF3482 domain-containing protein, with product MTDKTNSSNSLAAPEIALLGHPNEGKSSVLSTLAEDDSVRVSAIPGETTQCRTFPVVIDGRELLRFTDTPGFQNPLRVVAEMRKIAAVSSDAVRDFRAQFKDVPELRDDIELLLPVERGAGIIYVVDGSRPVRNVDRAEMEILRLTGRPRMAIINCKNDDFSQLDNWKNEFRKNFNSNRVFNAHRATYAERILLFEALKSIDQDWQPTLDGVVRAFRRDWEARTEATVDILLDLLTECLNYSVSAGLGEKTEDQNLAQQKLLHKYRSSIASKERKAHEQIRALFKHNIFNYQLPPHSILNEDLFSEKTWHLLGMSKKQVAIAGAVGGAVVGAKLDILAAGLSFGVFTGLGSAAGAIGALAGGKKLSKIKNVLGLNLGGEQLKIGPATNISLMLILINRALLFYQHTINWAHGRRDYQSPQQSRDLAVPETAGSEGFTTAWPAENVRVCKAWFSAVTGEKNNIAEHGLKLSQILKSEMMRISNSDGDNHAIK